The DNA sequence TGGATCCTTCTCTGCCCTACTTCTAGCTGGTCTACTGCTACTTGTAGAAGAATCAACCGAACCCCTACCAGTAGAAGAATCAGCTGAACCTCTACCAGAATTTAAACCAGAAGCTCCAGAAACGGACTTTTCTTCCATCTTAGACACTCCCAAGGGACCATCCGGAAACTTAGTTTCATTGTCCAATATTCTACTTTCACCACCACTAAAATTATTAGAGTTAAATATCCGCGCACGGGCCCTATtgtattcttcttttctttcctccACACTTTTGGAACCATTTGactttatcaaatttgaactcGAATTACTGGCAGTTTGTGATTTCTTTTGTGGCCTTTGCTTGATTGCAACCTTTACAGCCCCAACACTTTCATCTGACGGTAAATTTACAGGGATGTCAGCCAAGCGAATCACAGGAAGAGTGAGCTCAGCAGTCTTTCGGACAATGATTCTAGAATTAGAACCATCAGGCAAATTATTGTCTAACAAAACCATTGACTGCAATGAGTAATGTTGTGCCACCCGGTGAGCAGCCAAGCGTAAATATGAAGTAGGCAGCTGCTGAAACTCTAATTGCTGCTGAGTAGGATTGTGAATGAACTTTTCAACATCTTGCTCCATCCGCAGAACTGAACAAAAGAGATTAGATTCTTTAtcataaatagagaaaaatcaaTACCACTTTGCTAATGAACACAATATCTATGAATGACATGAAAAATTTCTTGTTCATCCAAAGAAAGCATAAGTGAAAATCATATTTGAGCTAACAAACATGTAATAATTTCTATAAGAAGCAGACAATCAAACTATACATTACAATCAGAACACATAGTATCATTGGTTTATGAACTTGCTCTTTCTTGACTTCATCCCAGGTCCAAAAGCCATTGTAGTCAAAAGATTATactcaacaaaaatttaatcacCTTTCACAAcaggttaaaaaaaaacaattaatcatCTTGCATGCCACTGATCCAACAATTCAGAATCAATGGATTCACAGGTAAACTCCATGGGGTGAGTCATGTGGGAAAgggggaaaagaaaattcatggCAACTGAGGCCATTGcataattttcaacttttctttCCACTGTCTTTAACTTTCACACTTATAGCACAGACAAACTCTTCCCATGATAcccataataaaattaagagatgTAAAAATAAGAAATCTTCCTAAAAATCTACTTACTAGCCCATCCCaggattatacatatattttttcagatttaGTCCATCTATTTCTATATGTTATTCTCTCCATCATGTAGATCAAGAAGAAAATCATAAGCCTTAATTAATCCTAATTTACTTTATCTAAGTTTTGTATGCTATGCTCAATCCAATTCACTTATACAATGTAACAGTAAATAATTCCCCACCATGAGCACTAATATCTCTCAACACCTTGctgtttttaataaattgccCTATCCCAATAGACTTTCCAAAAAACCAACTTTTCCTGTTTTAATAAATTGCCATGAATCAAATGTTAATTCCATCTCCAGCAACGAAAAAGTATGCTCAACTTGTCTTGTTTTGTATTGCTTTAATATTTCCTCCACCCCATCAGCCATCGCATAAGCCACCTGTCATTGCATTTTCAATCAAAAGATTGTGCGTACCCCATGTGATGTCAAATTCTTattccaaatttatttttatcaaccCATTCTCATTTCTCACAGGTCTCACAACCATCCCAAGACAGAGCTAACGACAAATAAAGCAGACAGCAATTACCATCCCAAAGTAATGCACATCCATCCAACATAGCAGCCACCTTACACAATGAAGATTATATCGTCGCCCATACAAAACCCCAGCTCCTGTACCAAGAATGGTCCAAACATAATAGACACACCAACAAATTAGCCCTACTACAAGGCAGACTTCGCAACATTTACCACGCATAGCATCATGTTTGCAACATCAATTACCAAACCAATCGCGAATGGAGACACAGAAAtaccattttataaaaaaagcaAAGGTCACCATTATCGCAATTCAACTAGTGCAATAACATCATAAGCACAAACCACaagaataaataattactaaGAGAAACCTACAATTGAACATAATCCCTAAATCTCGTCAAAAAACGAAGCTAGTTAAAAGCAACTTACTGGAGAGGCGTTCGCGAGGGTTTTGCAGAGCTTCACGGAGGAATTGGTCAACTTGATTAAGAACGTCGTCGGAGACTTTGTCAAGTAAAGAAGAAGACGTCAAGGAATTCGAATTCAACCCGGAACCTGATTCAGTGAACTGACGGCGCGAGTTGGAATCGAGGttagaagaggaagaggaggagAGGCCCAATCGGGTCATGGTGGCGTCCAAATCGGCGACCTCCCACGATTCCGGCGCTCCGAGATCGTCGGACACAGAGCCCTCCATTAATCGACAATTAGAAAGAGCGGGAAGAGATTAGGGTGTTgaaattgttgaagaagaaggaaaatcGTTCATTAAGGAAGAGGACGCGGAGGAGAAGGAAGGAACATAAGACGACGTTTTGTGTGGAAAAAGAATATCATGACGGGTGTTAGAGGGAAAGAAGGAGAGGAGAGAGAAAGTGTTTGTAGACGTGATGATCTCTCAATCTACACATTCAGGAAGACAAAAAGGCAGATAGGGTTTGAGTTTGACAATGGTGCAAGGAAGCAAGCGGAGCTGGAATGGGATGGGATGGGCTGGGCAGGGCCGGGCCTGGCCTACAACCAGCTTTGAAGATTTTTGGGTCGGAGAACGAGCTGGGACTTGTTTTGATTGAAACTAAGGAAACTCTGAAgggagattaaaaaaattaccccATTTTTTGGGGTATTACACAATTTTACCCCAAATTTTgaggtttaaacaaaaatatccttaTTTATAAGTATTTAAACGGAAATGTCCTAAATATTCTcataaataccaaaactactattctaaattaaattattattttatttaagggtaataaacaaatttaccccaaatgttgtagtttaaaccaaaatacccttaatttaaggtaattaaacaaaaatgtcacaaaataataccaaaactacccctcttctatttctatataaaccacatatcttccttcatttttaacatatctgagagagatttctaaagagagaaaagaagttcgTATTCAAGATTTCAGGCGAGAAGAGAAAAGTTTGTCATTTCGAGGTATTTATTTCTGCTATTAtttcaatcattattatttcattaataatataattatatgtgatattttatataataaattatagttgtatgtaataagtaaaataataaaaattagatagattatgttgtaaatattatagtagtataggataacatgatattgcttcaatatttattattttattaataatacaattatatgtgatattttaggaaaattaaaataattacccttatattaaagtatttaaacgaaaatgcctcAAATATCCCcataaataccaaaactacccttataaattaaattggtattttatataataaattatagttgtgtataataagtaaaataataaaaattagataggttatgttgtaaatattatagtagtataatataacatgatattgcttcaatatttattattttattaataatgcaattatatgtgatattttaggaaaattaaaataattacccttattttaaagtatttaaatgaaaatgccccaaatatccccataaataccaaaactacccttttaaattaaattggtattttatataataaattatagttgtgtataataagtaaaataatataaattagatacgctatattgtaaatattatagtagtataagATAACATGATATTGCTTCAATAAAGGGTGTTAGAGGATAGCTttgaatagataatattaaaaggtaaaatgatattttataataaatgatgttagagatatgttagataatatttaggaaaacatgatattatataatgtaaaggtaaagtgatattttcacaaattagtaaaacattaatttaaatatttaaatagccacaatatataattgaattatggaataggtgtaattgtgcaatagacatctgtaaatagtattttcaatcatattatttatgttgattatatattttattgtaggattaatctaaatggttggatatgcttcaattagatatagGAGGAAATAGATAGAAAAGggtgacaatgttataaaatatgttggaggtaataaaaattgattaaaattccaaaacacACATCATTCAAAGAATTAATCCAAATAGTGAGCAACAAGTATAATATAGATCGgaggatatttaacatttagttGAGCATGAAACCAAAACATCTCGACGACGGCATTTCgatagaaattttgaatgatgaagatgttgagatTCTTAATGGGCTATCTAATCTCTTCAAAGAATGTATTTCAGTTTTTGTTATGATTacagttaatgatgatagttatgagactCAACAAGTAGATAAAGATTTATAAGGTGGTGAGTCGAGTAATTatctagaaaatcaaactattggtgtagaaaagattcaaaatatcgagatcaatccgaaacaagaatttttaAAGGAAGATTTTGCTTATATAAATACCATTGATGTTGATGCACTATATCGTGCGAAAGAATTTCTCAATGGCTATGAAGAAACTTTTTCAGagtggagtgaatttaatggaaagATTGTACATGATATTCCAATCGAGGAATTGGAGGTTGAAGAGAAGACCTATGTTAATAAAGATTTCAGAGGTACAAGTAGTTTTCCAGAAACAAATCCTGCTGGTGGGAAATTCGTATTGAtacatttcattggttaccaccttttcttgatcaaccatctacatccAGAAGCTCAAAAGCATCGATCGATAGTGATTCTCCAAAAGCTGGTACATTATTTCCAAataaacaacatgtcattgatgcgatatACCAAGACGCGCTTCATAGaggatatcaattttttgtggACAAATCAGACACGCTTAGGTGGGTGGTTAAATATCATAACGAAGAATGTAAATGGCATGCACAGGCAattagggtgggagaaagtgatTGTTTTGAATTACATCGTTTTGATAGCTGTCACACATGTTGTAGAGATCAGATCTTATctcatcataggcaagcagGTGTCCGAGCTTTCGGacaaattttgaggaccaaattcatAATAGTTGATCGTGTTTATCGACCAAAGGACATCATTGTTGATATCGCtgatcgatataaaattgatatatcatacgcacaagcatggCGGGCGAGAAATTGGgcgcttcaatcattgaggggtACACCAGAAGAGTCATTTATGTTGCTGCTGGAGTATTGCTTCAATTTAGAACGTTGTAATCTGGAGACTGTGACACATACACTAACGGATGAGCTGgatcgatttaaatacttttacatggcattAGGTTGTAGTATCTGTGCATTCCAGCAACATATTCTAccagttatttgtattgatgtttctttcttaaaaatagatatatgggtcaactatttattgttattgcattggatgaaaaaaatcagaTATATCCActtgcttttgggattggtTCCAGaaaagatcatgacacatggtgttgGCTTTTAACAAAGCTGAGAGATTACATTAGTAAGGTATCTCATTTAGCCATCATTTTAGATTGACATGTCAGTATATTTTCTGTAATTGATGAAGTATTCCCTGGTGTGCACcacggttattgttgtcaccacctttattgtaacatgcggtccaagtacaaaaagaattCTAAAGTCACATGGTTGTATTAGAAAGCAGTTAAGGCGTACACAGATTATGAATTTCAACAGATAATGAAGTCACTGGCCCATGTGCACTCTGATGCAGCTACATACCTATATGAGGTTGGTTTCAATCGATGGGCACGAGCATATTTTCCAGGCCATAGGTACAatataatgactaccaatattgctgagtcatttaatgtcTTAGTTAGACAAGCTCGAGGCTTACCTATTATAATGCTGATCAAGTTTATTCAAGATACATTGCAgcaatggttttatgaaagaagaaatcatgtcAGTAAGTTTATATTCAAtgttatactatgttataaatgtgtgttaCTAAACTTATACTTGATTACTCACCAgatctatttatatttatatgatttacagatgcTTGTACCAGCACAATCATACTTTGGATTGAAGATAAAATTGCCAAACGTGTAagaaagtcttcaaacttggaggtgcGTCCTATAACATTTGAACGATACCAGGTCCTCGGTAGTGGACAATATGATGCCCTGGTCGACTTAACGGAGGAAACATGTacctgtagaaaatttcaattatcacagATTCCCTGCATGCATTTTATTACTGTAGCAAGATATATGAAGCTTACCACCTGCATTCAATGGGTGCATCCATACTACAGCACAGCTttttatcatacaatatatGCAGAGGCAGTCAATCCATTGGGAGATCAATCAGAGTAGATTCATCCAAAGGAGGCACGTGTTATCCACCCACCATTTGTGCATCGTCGTCATGCAGGTCgtccaataaataaaaataggcGTCCTTCGCAAGGAGAGActgttgaacaacttatctgtAGTCGATGTCACAAACCAGGACATACAAGACAGAATTACAGGAGTCCTGTTCCATTATCTAGTTttgtaccatcaagttcaggaAGAAAAAATGACGAAAAATAATGGCATTTgttaattgtacttgttaattttaatatagacGTTGTCTTTGTACTTGTTTCTGTAATTCTAATGTTTGTggttgttaattttaatatagatgtTGTCTTTGTACTtatttttgtaactctaatttTTGTGATTATTACAGATGACATattctaattctaaaatattatcttttcatattgtttttttttcccgTTATATTTGTCGCTTATGATAACTATATAAAAGGcgaatacatataaataaatcaatatatggataaatatatatacatatgaataaatgaacatatatacaaatacaagtaacatataatataatcgtcaatcaatatcctgaaaaaATAGCTGCGTGCCTAAATGTGTGCACAAACGAACTGAGTCCTCCCCTTTAAAAGATAACGATTGGCGAAGTGTTAAACACTCGATGTATCGTAACATGAACACACTACAGTCACCTGAAAAGGGTGTCTACTACGGTACATCCATCACCCTATGCATTGTAAATGGATCGTCCCGTGGACTCCGACCTGTGTCAGACCAAAATGATATCGCTACTAAcaaatgtggtatcatcgaTGTGTATCCCAACATTTTAcatttgattgatatatattttatattagataagaaaacttaaaaaataaaagaaaggagaccaaagtttcaacttttattttctattgccAAGCCATTCATGAAAGCATACAATCGATTATAATCTAtttcttttatcaaattatataaactactatacgtgttttatatatattcatattaaattagtacttactgtATCTTCAatgaagatagttgagatagaATCCCAACACGGAATGTCCTTCGTATGCCATCTCAATATCCGAGTAGCTCCTACAATCGACGACATCTCCACCCATCGATATAACAAGTCcaacgtctcatatatccaaaactgcaatatcaaCATAAATCGATTGTTGTATAGATTTACAAtcttattaaactaattttattgaaaatttattaagtttttgtttaaattaataaataccataacTACCTGAAACGCTAATGGAAATCTTATGATGTCATACTCCTTAAGctggttttcctttttcttttttcgatCGGAATCTATAGAAATATGAGAGATATTATTACATATAGAgtgatatgtcatctgccacacttGTACTCCCTAtgggtatgcattaaacccatcagatgatcagctaattgtaatatcttctggggaattgtttttctcaaatcaCTCTTTAACAACctcatgtgaagataaaacaacaatgctaacttcactgcatcagtgtcatcctTTCCCCACGGTCTCTGCTGGAAAACACAGCTCAGATCAGCATATGTAACGGATTTACACCCGTGAAAGTATGTCTGGAGGATCTGATCTGTGGTCTTCAATGGAATATACAAGTCAATATCTACCATATGACTGAATCGAAGGCCTGttataatagcaaactcatacgGGTTAAATCTAACATCCATATCATTaactcgaaaccataactcTTCTCGCTaggtcaccttatttaccgctCGAATAATGAAGAAATGTATTAGAaccccactaaatcgactatccttcaagtcTAGGAAGTGCCTGAAACAAGTAcgtcaaaaaatttataattgtcgctccattaataatttttttatcacggcTCCCACATCTCTATAGCCACGtatagtaacttgagccttaaaatatttttcaggaGAAAATCGCAGTTCACCCCTGCCTTcgtccctttttctcttttgtccagctccttgtatgaaaattaaattacaattatattaaatttatataaattttagagaataaattattcaattctatacataaaggccttattcaaaaaaacagatatcaaattcgaattctacacgtcaaaaaactttaagatggataaattttaatttgaccccatatgaaaaatatcaaaaaagccctaaacttttatataatcGCATTCTACCCCCTAATTCCAACCACATGAAATCGCATGGCGGATAACTCTAGAAAACCGTATTTTGCACCTACCACATGAATTCGTGTGTCAACCACCACACGAATTCGAGGGGT is a window from the Mangifera indica cultivar Alphonso unplaced genomic scaffold, CATAS_Mindica_2.1 Un_0021, whole genome shotgun sequence genome containing:
- the LOC123205989 gene encoding R3H domain-containing protein 1-like, which translates into the protein MEGSVSDDLGAPESWEVADLDATMTRLGLSSSSSSNLDSNSRRQFTESGSGLNSNSLTSSSLLDKVSDDVLNQVDQFLREALQNPRERLSILRMEQDVEKFIHNPTQQQLEFQQLPTSYLRLAAHRVAQHYSLQSMVLLDNNLPDGSNSRIIVRKTAELTLPVIRLADIPVNLPSDESVGAVKVAIKQRPQKKSQTASNSSSNLIKSNGSKSVEERKEEYNRARARIFNSNNFSGGESRILDNETKFPDGPLGVSKMEEKSVSGASGLNSGRGSADSSTGRGSVDSSTSSSRPARSRAEKDPVVRYKPNNNRVAIFRDREIDRKDPDYDRSYDRYMQRFDPGFGFNSAPYSIQPMYTPALTYNTEFPQLGSAHRPQISTEHQPHPLPQHLPGPWVAPSTPAGLSYGHPETMMTPFSPNHVGAHSGSAIYMHSTQYPSQRPGMPFIHPHDHVHQPFSQSQVQPDATFGLARPR